A genomic segment from Perognathus longimembris pacificus isolate PPM17 unplaced genomic scaffold, ASM2315922v1 HiC_scaffold_137, whole genome shotgun sequence encodes:
- the LOC125344516 gene encoding proline-rich protein 23A-like: protein MDASTTPCCRPETGGPSPEKLSRKNHPGPPPSLQDPSEVTPWFTPEPAGPSPAKRSRKDPPRPPPSSEDSSKATPAPADTHNALTSLVVLATGCALQVPLGHVDLVLEPPPTSVLTVDLLGHRLVLIPQDLLGPNPQGQPGTSSDGLLLDDLLDTRPEDVVVRQGLCCQPFPDVACQEEVYTEDAEDTEEAQDTEDSDPDFLEPSWSSPEPQDPSPQPGLASAHPSSKQSQHSVCIQPGLPPFEVCPRLTAEASPSVSQPAFKSDQPTKSTGVPYAPSMPCARLEMLVLRPIAFLLLLFG, encoded by the coding sequence ATGGACGCCAGCACCACGCCCTGCTGCCGACCGGAGACTGGGGGACCCAGCCCGGAGAAGCTCAGCCGAAAGAACCACCCGGGGCCGCCACCCAGCCTGCAAGACCCCTCCGAGGTGACACCCTGGTTCACACCAGAGCCTGCGGGACCCAGTCCAGCGAAGCGCAGCCGAAAGGACCCGCCGAGGCCGCCACCCAGCTCCGAAGACTCCTCCAAGGCGACACCGGCCCCCGCAGACACCCACAACGCCCTCACCTCCCTGGTGGTCCTGGCCACTGGGTGCGCCCTGCAGGTGCCCCTAGGCCACGTCGATCTGGTGCTGGAGCCTCCGCCAACCTCGGTCCTCACCGTGGACCTCCTAGGCCACAGGCTCGTTCTCATCCCCCAGGACCTCTTGGGCCCCAACCCCCAAGGGCAGCCCGGGACCTCATCCGATGGCCTACTCCTGGATGATTTGCTGGATACACGGCCTGAGGACGTCGTGGTCCGGCAAGGCCTCTGCTGCCAGCCCTTCCCCGACGTGGCCTGCCAGGAAGAGGTCTATACCGAGGATGCTGAAGACACCGAGGAAGCTCAAGACACTGAGGACTCTGATCCTGACTTCCTGGAGCCAAGTTGGTCCAGCCCTGAGCCTCAAGACCCCAGCCCACAACCTGGTCTTGCCAGTGCCCACCCTTCATCCAAGCAGTCACAACACTCAGTATGTATTCAACCCGGACTTCCACCTTTTGAGGTTTGTCCAAGGCTCACTGCTGaggcctctccctctgtctcccagCCTGCTTTCAAATCTGACCAGCCCACCAAATCTACTGGTGTGCCCTATGCACCGTCCATGCCCTGTGCAAGGCTAGAGATGCTCGTGCTCAGACCTAttgccttcctcctcctactGTTTGGTTGA